A genomic stretch from Bacterioplanes sanyensis includes:
- the cydB gene encoding cytochrome d ubiquinol oxidase subunit II codes for MELLATEGHWLAVAFAVLMGLSILLYVILDGYDLGVGMLMARADDEQKDRMIASIGPFWDANETWLVLSVGLLLVAFPAAHGVILSELYLPATLMLMALILRGVSFDFRAKARSQHKQRWDRTFFIGSLLAALTQGYMLGLYIMGFESSSSATVFALLVAVSLAAGYCLMGATWLVMKTEGELQQRAVRWARISLWLTALGIVSISLVTPLVNERIFSKWFSMPEIILLAPIPLLTGLLVLALDRLLAGMPYRHDRFYRWPFWLAGGMFALCFQGLAYSFYPYVVPEQMTIYGAAASPESLWIIFIGALLVLPCIIGYTIFAYRVFSGKAQELNYY; via the coding sequence ATGGAACTGTTAGCCACTGAAGGCCACTGGTTGGCCGTCGCTTTTGCCGTGTTGATGGGATTGTCGATCCTGTTGTACGTGATTCTGGACGGCTATGACCTCGGCGTCGGCATGCTGATGGCGCGCGCTGACGATGAGCAAAAAGACCGTATGATCGCCTCCATCGGACCGTTTTGGGACGCCAACGAAACCTGGCTGGTGCTCAGTGTGGGTTTGTTGCTGGTGGCTTTTCCTGCCGCCCACGGGGTGATTTTGTCGGAGCTGTACTTACCCGCGACGCTGATGCTAATGGCGCTGATTTTGCGCGGCGTGTCTTTTGATTTTCGCGCCAAGGCGCGCTCACAGCACAAGCAGCGCTGGGATCGCACCTTCTTTATTGGCTCGCTGCTGGCGGCGCTGACACAAGGCTACATGCTCGGTTTGTACATCATGGGCTTTGAGTCGTCCTCATCGGCGACCGTGTTTGCGCTGCTGGTGGCGGTATCGTTGGCGGCGGGCTATTGCCTGATGGGCGCGACCTGGCTGGTGATGAAAACCGAGGGCGAGCTGCAGCAACGCGCAGTGCGCTGGGCGCGCATCAGTTTGTGGCTGACGGCGCTGGGCATCGTCAGTATCTCGCTGGTGACGCCGTTGGTGAATGAGCGCATCTTTAGCAAGTGGTTCAGCATGCCGGAAATCATACTGCTGGCACCGATTCCACTGCTGACGGGGCTTTTGGTGTTGGCGCTGGATCGCCTGCTGGCGGGCATGCCGTATCGCCACGATCGCTTTTATCGTTGGCCGTTCTGGCTGGCGGGCGGCATGTTCGCGCTGTGTTTCCAGGGCTTGGCGTACAGCTTCTACCCGTACGTTGTACCTGAGCAGATGACCATTTACGGCGCCGCCGCGAGCCCCGAGTCGCTGTGGATCATCTTTATCGGCGCGCTGCTGGTGCTACCGTGCATCATTGGTTACACCATCTTTGCTTACCGCGTGTTTAGCGGCAAAGCGCAGGAGCTGAACTACTACTGA
- a CDS encoding cytochrome ubiquinol oxidase subunit I, giving the protein METLDALMLARAQFGANITFHILFPTITIALGWVLLFFKLKFNRSGDDQWMAAYQFFVKVFALCFALGVVSGITMSFQFGTNWPGFMETVGNIAGPLLAYEILTAFFMEAVFLGIMLFGVNRVSNRVHTIATLLVAVGTTLSAFWILVLNSWMHTPAGFEMRDGVAHATDWWAIIFNPSMPYRLAHMLMASGLTAAFLIAGLSAYRWLRGDRSGGVKAGLRTGVFLAAGLIPLQIFMGDLHGLNTLEHQPQKVAAMEGLWQTEQGAGLRLFAIPDAEQQTNHFEIVIPNLASLILTHDWNGELKGLEAFEHHPPMAPVFYAFRIMVGVGVLMLLVSWVGAWQIKRQGEPKPWLAKVLVAMTFAGWVATVAGWYTTEIGRQPWLVQDVLLTADAASDVAAGMIATTLTGYLILYALLISAFIGTLFYMGRRAGRLPEPTSEQAKPLAGAFQQEGA; this is encoded by the coding sequence ATGGAAACGCTTGATGCGTTAATGCTGGCTCGGGCGCAATTTGGCGCCAACATTACCTTCCACATTCTGTTCCCTACCATCACCATCGCGCTGGGCTGGGTGCTGTTGTTCTTCAAGCTGAAGTTCAACCGCAGCGGTGACGACCAATGGATGGCCGCCTATCAGTTCTTCGTTAAGGTGTTTGCGTTGTGCTTTGCGCTGGGCGTGGTGTCCGGCATCACCATGTCGTTCCAGTTTGGCACCAACTGGCCGGGCTTTATGGAAACCGTCGGCAATATTGCCGGCCCCTTGCTGGCCTATGAAATTCTGACGGCGTTTTTCATGGAGGCGGTGTTCCTCGGCATCATGTTGTTTGGTGTTAACCGGGTGTCGAATCGGGTGCACACCATAGCCACGCTGTTGGTGGCCGTGGGAACAACACTGTCGGCTTTCTGGATTTTGGTGCTCAACAGCTGGATGCACACGCCCGCCGGGTTTGAAATGCGTGACGGCGTTGCTCATGCGACGGACTGGTGGGCGATTATCTTTAACCCGTCCATGCCCTATCGCTTGGCGCACATGCTGATGGCCTCTGGCTTGACCGCCGCCTTCTTGATTGCTGGTTTGAGCGCTTATCGCTGGTTGCGTGGCGACCGCTCGGGCGGTGTGAAAGCGGGGTTAAGGACCGGTGTTTTCCTCGCGGCGGGTCTGATTCCGCTGCAGATCTTCATGGGCGATTTGCACGGCCTCAATACCCTTGAGCATCAGCCGCAAAAAGTGGCGGCAATGGAAGGCCTGTGGCAAACCGAGCAAGGCGCTGGGCTACGTTTATTTGCCATTCCTGATGCCGAGCAGCAAACCAACCATTTTGAAATCGTTATTCCGAATCTGGCCAGTCTGATTCTGACCCACGACTGGAATGGCGAACTCAAGGGGCTGGAAGCGTTTGAGCACCATCCGCCGATGGCGCCGGTATTTTATGCCTTCCGGATTATGGTCGGCGTTGGTGTGCTGATGTTGCTGGTGTCTTGGGTCGGAGCCTGGCAGATCAAACGCCAGGGCGAGCCTAAACCTTGGCTGGCGAAAGTGCTGGTGGCCATGACCTTTGCTGGTTGGGTGGCGACGGTAGCGGGCTGGTACACCACGGAAATCGGCCGCCAGCCTTGGTTGGTGCAGGACGTATTACTCACCGCCGATGCCGCGTCTGACGTCGCTGCTGGCATGATCGCGACCACCTTAACCGGCTATCTGATTTTGTACGCACTGCTGATCAGTGCCTTTATCGGCACCCTGTTTTACATGGGGCGTCGCGCCGGGCGTTTGCCGGAGCCGACCTCCGAGCAAGCCAAACCCCTGGCCGGTGCGTTTCAGCAGGAGGGCGCGTAA
- a CDS encoding LytR/AlgR family response regulator transcription factor — MTYRVMLVDDEPLARERLKRLLLEHDNFDWVAEAGDGASTVEWLRDNPVDLVLLDIQMPELDGLQTAAQLQQLPNPPLVVFCTAYEEHALQAFSVQALDYLLKPVGKENLSRALQRASQWLQQNPERVAPSSGARTHLSARTHSGLQLIPVEEVLFFTADHKYVSVYHEGGDTLIDDSLRQLEDEFGERFLRIHRSTLVARSRIERLESQPGGGQCLYLRGHDEGIPVSRRHVPMVRRAMREL, encoded by the coding sequence ATGACTTATCGCGTCATGCTGGTAGACGATGAACCTCTGGCGCGGGAGCGCCTAAAGCGTCTGCTGCTGGAACATGACAACTTTGACTGGGTGGCCGAAGCCGGCGACGGCGCGTCAACGGTGGAGTGGCTGCGCGATAACCCGGTCGACTTGGTATTGCTCGATATTCAAATGCCCGAACTGGACGGCCTGCAAACTGCCGCCCAGTTGCAACAGTTGCCCAACCCGCCATTAGTGGTGTTTTGCACCGCCTATGAAGAGCACGCGCTGCAGGCGTTTTCAGTGCAAGCGCTGGATTACCTACTCAAGCCAGTGGGCAAAGAAAACCTATCACGGGCGCTGCAACGTGCCAGCCAGTGGCTGCAGCAAAACCCCGAGCGGGTAGCACCCAGCAGCGGAGCTCGTACGCATTTAAGCGCTCGCACGCACTCGGGTTTGCAGCTGATTCCGGTGGAAGAGGTGCTGTTTTTTACCGCCGACCACAAATACGTGAGTGTTTATCACGAGGGCGGTGACACGCTTATCGACGACTCGCTGCGCCAGCTGGAAGACGAGTTTGGCGAGCGTTTTCTGCGCATTCATCGCAGCACGCTAGTGGCGCGCTCACGCATTGAGCGGCTGGAGTCACAACCCGGTGGTGGCCAATGTTTGTATTTGCGTGGCCACGATGAGGGCATCCCGGTCAGTCGTCGCCATGTACCCATGGTGCGCCGCGCCATGCGCGAACTGTAA
- a CDS encoding sensor histidine kinase: MKPLSPVDSSPSKAELDAFFLPDLCNTRAVILLLGVTEALVLALTLVETGLEHFSLQRFSLVSFFALWVALLSVALLCQLRRLMARRSVALASTAAMLVTQLVTLVVSLGSEWFWPLNQSPTDWLWVLRNQLIAAIFAAMALRYFYVQSQWRQQAQAELRSRLAVLQANIRPHFFFNTLNTVASLIVVDPDKAEQMLVDLARLFRAVLKADDRLVPLATELQLGRGYLDIEQVRLGERMKLYWPEHDELPDIQVPQLLLQPLLENAVYHGVQPRRQGGEIRVTVHSRTDSCRIVIDNSCPEKPVASEGNRMAQNNIRARLQAVYDGEAQLQAEHLGSHYRTTLILPRKAT, encoded by the coding sequence GTGAAGCCGTTATCGCCTGTGGATAGCAGCCCGTCCAAAGCCGAGCTGGACGCCTTTTTTCTGCCTGATTTGTGCAATACCCGCGCGGTGATTCTGCTGCTCGGCGTTACCGAAGCGCTGGTGCTGGCATTGACCTTGGTCGAAACCGGGCTGGAGCACTTTTCGCTGCAGCGCTTTTCGTTGGTGTCGTTTTTTGCGCTGTGGGTGGCGCTTTTGTCGGTGGCCCTGTTGTGTCAGCTGCGACGATTGATGGCGCGGCGCAGTGTGGCGTTGGCCAGCACCGCCGCCATGTTAGTGACGCAGCTGGTAACGCTGGTGGTGAGCCTCGGCAGTGAGTGGTTTTGGCCGCTGAATCAATCACCCACCGATTGGCTGTGGGTACTGCGCAATCAGCTGATTGCCGCCATTTTTGCCGCCATGGCGCTGCGCTATTTTTACGTGCAAAGCCAGTGGCGCCAGCAAGCACAAGCCGAATTGCGTTCACGCTTGGCGGTGCTGCAAGCCAACATTCGCCCGCACTTCTTTTTTAACACCCTCAATACCGTGGCCTCATTGATCGTGGTCGACCCAGACAAAGCCGAGCAAATGCTGGTTGATCTGGCGCGGCTGTTTCGTGCGGTACTGAAAGCCGACGATCGCCTGGTGCCATTGGCCACCGAGTTGCAGCTGGGGCGCGGTTATCTGGACATCGAACAGGTGCGCTTGGGCGAGCGCATGAAGCTCTACTGGCCCGAGCATGACGAACTGCCCGACATTCAGGTCCCGCAATTATTGCTGCAGCCGTTGCTGGAAAATGCCGTCTATCATGGCGTACAGCCACGTCGGCAAGGCGGAGAGATTCGTGTGACTGTGCATAGCCGCACAGACAGCTGCCGCATTGTGATCGATAATAGTTGCCCAGAAAAACCCGTCGCCAGCGAGGGCAATCGCATGGCGCAAAATAATATTCGTGCCCGCTTGCAAGCGGTGTACGACGGCGAAGCGCAGCTGCAAGCCGAGCACTTGGGCAGCCACTATCGCACCACGCTGATACTACCGAGGAAGGCAACATGA
- the argH gene encoding argininosuccinate lyase — protein sequence MTDQTNASWGGRFSEPTDAFVARYTASVSFDQRMYRQDIQGSIAHAKMLCKVGVLSETERDDIIRGLEEVRIEIERGDFNWSVELEDVHMNIEAALTQKIGITGKKLHTGRSRNDQVATDIRLYLRDEIDVIASELTRLQQGLIDLAEQEADTIMPGFTHLQTAQPVTFGHHLLAWNEMLQRDYSRLMDCRKRINILPLGAAALAGTTYPIDRHYTAELLGFERPTENSLDSVSDRDFAIEFTSVAAMIMMHMSRFSEELVLWASAQFQFIDLPDRFCTGSSIMPQKKNPDVPELVRGKTGRVYGHMISLLTLMKSQPLAYNKDNQEDKEPLFDTVDTLRDSLRAFADMAPHLQAKKDSMYEAAKRGFSTATDLADYVVRKGIPFRDAHEIVGKAVAYGIESGKDLSDMALQELQQFSEQISDDVFEVLTLEGSVAARDHIGGTAPNQVRAAAGRAKAALAER from the coding sequence ATGACTGATCAGACCAATGCCTCCTGGGGTGGCCGTTTTTCCGAACCGACCGATGCGTTTGTCGCTCGCTACACCGCTTCCGTCAGCTTTGATCAGCGCATGTACCGCCAAGACATTCAAGGCTCCATTGCCCACGCCAAGATGCTGTGCAAAGTCGGCGTATTAAGCGAAACCGAGCGCGACGACATTATTCGCGGCCTAGAAGAAGTGCGCATTGAAATCGAGCGCGGCGACTTTAACTGGTCGGTCGAGCTGGAAGATGTGCACATGAACATCGAAGCGGCACTAACGCAAAAAATCGGCATCACCGGCAAAAAGCTGCACACCGGCCGCTCGCGCAACGACCAGGTCGCCACCGATATTCGCCTCTACCTGCGTGATGAAATTGACGTCATCGCATCCGAGCTAACACGTTTGCAGCAAGGCCTGATTGACTTGGCCGAGCAAGAAGCCGACACCATTATGCCGGGCTTTACCCATTTGCAAACGGCGCAGCCGGTGACCTTTGGCCATCATTTATTGGCCTGGAACGAAATGCTGCAGCGCGACTACAGCCGCCTGATGGACTGCCGCAAGCGCATCAATATTCTGCCACTCGGCGCAGCTGCACTGGCGGGCACCACCTACCCCATTGATCGCCACTACACCGCCGAGCTATTGGGCTTTGAGCGCCCGACAGAAAACAGCCTGGACTCCGTCTCAGACCGCGACTTCGCCATTGAATTTACCAGTGTGGCGGCGATGATCATGATGCATATGTCGCGCTTCTCCGAAGAGTTGGTGTTGTGGGCATCGGCGCAGTTCCAGTTTATTGATTTGCCAGATCGCTTTTGCACTGGCTCGTCGATCATGCCGCAAAAGAAAAACCCAGACGTACCCGAGCTGGTGCGTGGCAAAACTGGCCGCGTATACGGCCATATGATTTCGTTGTTGACCCTGATGAAGTCGCAGCCACTGGCCTACAACAAAGACAACCAAGAAGACAAAGAGCCGCTGTTCGACACCGTCGATACCCTGCGCGACAGCCTGCGAGCGTTTGCCGATATGGCGCCGCACCTGCAAGCGAAAAAAGACAGCATGTATGAAGCGGCCAAGCGCGGTTTCTCTACCGCTACCGATTTGGCCGACTACGTTGTGCGTAAAGGCATTCCCTTCCGCGACGCCCATGAAATTGTCGGCAAGGCAGTGGCCTATGGCATTGAAAGCGGCAAAGACTTAAGCGATATGGCGTTGCAAGAACTGCAGCAATTCTCTGAGCAAATCAGCGACGATGTGTTTGAGGTATTAACTCTGGAGGGCTCGGTTGCTGCCCGCGACCATATTGGCGGTACCGCACCAAACCAGGTGCGTGCGGCAGCAGGCCGGGCCAAAGCAGCGTTGGCAGAGCGTTAA
- a CDS encoding glycine-rich domain-containing protein, with product MTNPIFNDPPVVKNIEADLPSRSDSQDQFTSKANRFFSSLPEWQQSLAGLAEWQKNCSDMTYHYMEDAEKAVTDAQHAVTDAQQEVSNAAQQVVLAAQQVTLAKEQTDRAENFTQQIEGVVNFQGGWSSATSASPSTVPVTYYHSNQFWSLLQDLPDVTSIEPGTDSNYWVSTGAIIQLDEFNVSGTWFKHPAARVVFVECWGGGGGGAAVASYSKMVATGGCGGQYISRLYLASELESARIIVGSGGLGRSCEFSSYLPGQSGGSSSFGQLTASGGRGGIATGLGSYLSFSDNYQYYHSVLPEFCPISTFDESGGGRSGIAIGVSNIAADANHSLAMIYKYANGQDSMRAGGGGGTAYMHSSGPIAGGYGRGYIAGDGGNAANDRAGNPMASPGKTPGGGGGGALGAVNHGNSASSGSGGDGLVRVWQW from the coding sequence ATGACAAATCCTATTTTCAATGATCCACCAGTGGTTAAAAATATCGAGGCGGATTTACCTAGTCGATCCGACAGCCAAGATCAATTTACTAGTAAAGCAAATAGATTTTTTTCCTCTCTACCGGAGTGGCAACAAAGTTTGGCTGGGTTAGCAGAGTGGCAAAAAAATTGTTCTGACATGACCTATCACTATATGGAAGATGCGGAGAAAGCTGTAACAGATGCCCAGCATGCGGTAACCGACGCACAGCAGGAAGTCAGTAATGCTGCGCAGCAAGTCGTACTAGCAGCACAGCAAGTCACTTTGGCTAAAGAACAAACGGATCGTGCAGAAAACTTTACCCAGCAGATCGAAGGTGTGGTGAATTTTCAGGGAGGCTGGAGTAGTGCAACTTCAGCCAGCCCATCGACAGTACCTGTGACTTATTATCACAGCAATCAGTTCTGGTCGCTATTACAAGATCTTCCAGATGTTACCAGTATCGAACCTGGAACTGACTCAAACTATTGGGTCAGTACAGGCGCAATTATTCAGCTTGATGAGTTTAATGTTTCAGGTACATGGTTCAAACATCCAGCTGCGCGCGTTGTGTTTGTTGAATGTTGGGGTGGTGGTGGTGGTGGTGCTGCTGTTGCTAGTTATTCTAAAATGGTGGCTACTGGTGGATGTGGTGGTCAATATATCTCTCGCCTCTACTTGGCTTCCGAACTGGAGTCGGCACGTATAATTGTAGGAAGTGGCGGCCTCGGTAGAAGCTGTGAGTTTTCTTCATATCTACCCGGGCAATCGGGAGGTTCATCTTCCTTCGGTCAGTTAACAGCTTCAGGCGGGCGAGGGGGGATTGCTACAGGATTGGGTTCATATTTATCTTTTTCTGACAACTATCAATACTATCACAGCGTGTTACCTGAATTCTGTCCTATTAGTACTTTCGATGAGTCCGGTGGTGGGCGTTCAGGTATTGCAATAGGGGTGAGTAATATTGCTGCTGATGCAAACCATAGTCTTGCTATGATTTACAAGTATGCTAATGGTCAAGATTCAATGCGTGCCGGTGGTGGAGGTGGGACTGCATACATGCATTCAAGCGGTCCAATTGCTGGTGGTTATGGTAGGGGCTACATTGCTGGCGATGGAGGCAATGCGGCTAATGATCGAGCGGGTAACCCCATGGCAAGTCCTGGAAAAACCCCCGGTGGTGGAGGCGGAGGCGCGTTAGGTGCAGTCAATCATGGGAATAGTGCTTCGTCTGGCTCCGGAGGAGACGGTTTGGTGAGGGTATGGCAATGGTAA